From Glycine max cultivar Williams 82 chromosome 11, Glycine_max_v4.0, whole genome shotgun sequence, the proteins below share one genomic window:
- the LOC100779911 gene encoding IRK-interacting protein: protein MAATTATSAQVFKDYKDSNNGNPEITRHEIQAAIAKAVELRALHAALMRGNSPANARFPSPSPASRPVAHFSAQDYPVFTPSYEDDPLVGYNQNSMKSLTVSESWDGSMLEGGNNIDNIVADYKERSSSRKGLYAGFANLESHICPTEDTKSVTGSSANQITVLQTSPPKDYFKCRRRNSMEDFKSVSSCNKCNPATLTSEFENARNSKSSNIVVQVTDSRSSLQSQTKNKGVISWLFPRLKKKHKNENSPNRAESEDVSQVLKDLGIMSIETLKKELVEANENRDMALMEVSEMRNSLGELKQKLEYLESYCKELKKALKQAVQPRDFQLCDQLSSLPQSRKSFEGNGENLMPVSEEVMVEGFLQIVSESRLSVKQFCKTLINHIEETDHSLTENLNFLLQPYKLSLNSKYSKAVLYHFEAFINQSLYQDFENCVFQKNGCSKFLNPQQDRQTQFSSFVALRNLSWNEVLRKGTKYYSEEFSKFCDQKMYCINTSLKWTRPWPEQLLQAFFVAAKCMWLLHLLAFSFNPPLGILRVEENKTFDPQYMEDMCPRSQGPRRVKIMVMPGFYVQDRVLRCKVLCRYKSAA from the exons ATGGCTGCAACAACAGCAACCTCGGCACAggttttcaaagactacaaggACAGCAACAATGGCAACCCTGAAATTACGAGGCATGAAATTCAAGCCGCCATAGCCAAAGCTGTGGAGCTAAGAGCTCTTCATGCGGCTTTAATGCGAGGAAATAGCCCTGCCAATGCTAGATTCCCATCCCCTTCCCCTGCTTCGCGCCCTGTTGCTCACTTCTCTGCTCAAGATTACCCTGTTTTCACTCCT AGCTACGAAGATGATCCACTGGTGGGGTACAATCAAAATTCCATGAAAAGCCTAACAGTATCAGAAAGTTGGGATGGGAGTATGCTAGAAGGAGGAAACAACATAGATAACATCGTAGCAGATTACAAGGAGAGATCAAGTTCAAGGAAGGGACTATATGCTGGTTTTGCCAACCTTGAATCTCACATATGCCCCACGGAAGACACCAAATCTGTGACTGGCTCTAGCGCAAATCAAATTACCGTTCTTCAAACATCGCCACCAAAAGACTACTTCAAGTGTAGGAGGCGAAACAGTATGGAGGATTTCAAGTCTGTATCTTCCTGCAACAAATGTAACCCTGCCACCTTAACTAGTGAATTTGAGAATGCAAGGAACAGCAAGAGCTCCAACATTGTTGTCCAGGTCACAGATTCCCGCTCATCTCTTCAATCACAAACTAAAAACAAGGGGGTGATTTCTTGGTTGTTTCCAAGGTTAAAGAAGAAGCACAAGAATGAGAATTCCCCTAATAGAGCAGAATCTGAGGATGTCTCTCAGGTGCTTAAGGACTTGGGAATAATGTCAATTGAGACACTGAAGAAAGAGCTGGTGGAAGCAAACGAAAACCGAGACATGGCCTTAATGGAAGTTTCTGAGATGAGGAATTCATTGGGGGAACTGAAACAGAAGCTGGAGTACTTGGAGAGTTACTGCAAAGAGCTGAAGAAAGCTTTGAAGCAAGCCGTGCAGCCAAGGGATTTTCAACTTTGTGACCAACTAAGTAGTCTTCCTCAGAGTAGGAAATCATTTGAAGGGAATGGAGAAAATTTGATGCCCGTGAGTGAAGAAGTAATGGTTGAGGGATTCTTGCAGATAGTATCAGAGTCTAGATTATCAGTGAAGCAGTTCTGTAAGACCCTTATAAACCACATTGAAGAAACTGATCATTCTTTGACAGAAAACTTGAATTTTCTTCTCCAACCATATAAGCTGTCACTGAATTCCAAGTACTCAAAGGCAGTTCTATACCATTTTGAAGCTTTTATAAACCAGTCTCTCTACCAAGACTTTGAGAAttgtgttttccaaaagaacggtTGCTCAAAATTCCTTAACCCGCAGCAGGATCGTCAAACACAATTCTCCTCATTCGTTGCCCTTAGGAATTTGAGCTGGAACGAGGTACTGAGAAAGGGAACAAAATATTACAGTGAAGAGTTTAGCAAGTTCTGTGACCAGAAAATGTATTGTATCAACACTAGTCTGAAATGGACAAGGCCTTGGCCTGAACAGCTCCTTCAAGCTTTCTTTGTGGCTGCAAAATGCATGTGGCTGCTACATTTGCTTGCGTTTTCTTTCAAtccaccgttgggaattttaaGGGTCGAAGAGAATAAAACCTTTGATCCTCAATACATGGAAGATATGTGTCCGAGGTCACAAGGTCCAAGAAGAGTTAAGATCATGGTGATGCCAGGGTTTTATGTTCAGGATAGGGTCTTGAGGTGTAAAGTTCTCTGCAGGTACAAATCTGCGGCCTAG